One segment of Ciona intestinalis unplaced genomic scaffold, KH HT001262.1, whole genome shotgun sequence DNA contains the following:
- the LOC100180258 gene encoding IQ domain-containing protein K-like isoform X1 — protein MFRQLNSPKVFGDKKVKSLWEQICDEYAAKKADYDDNDIDDTSSIATDVTQYSASRHTPIVYGKMVHKPQIDASITCDFDPAVGHPAAVGLTMINKPPTPPTPPPVPPPDPKTCTPQEYLESHIFPTLVPAMTAMLNQAKVEKCFERKRTRFNACDFLTEYLYQKNPNKADRSETLWEIPFVEKWNNAHPREPLPLSLQWTEEEAAIKIQSFFRGYLVRIDPEVSELRAWQRSWKDENRGIRHKVEQFWETQETGGERSGSQGSKRAKSR, from the exons tgataaaaaagttaaatccTTATGGGAGCAAATATGCGACG AATACGCGGCAAAGAAGGCCGATTATGACGACAATGACATCGACGATACGTCATCAATAGCTACTGACGTCACACAGTACTCGGCAAGCCGTCACACCCCGATAGTTTACGGGAAAATGGTCCATAAGCCCCAGATAG acgCGAGTATCACATGCGACTTTGACCCAGCTGTTGGTCACCCCGCAGCTGTGGGGTTAACAATGATCAATAAACCCCCAACCCCACCCACACCACCCCCCGTTCCACCACCCGACCcaaaaactt GTACCCCGCAAGAATATTTAGAATCGCATATTTTTCCGACCCTGGTACCCGCTATGACAGCGATGCTTAATCAGGCTAAAGTTGAAAAGTGTTTCGAG AGGAAACGGACGCGGTTCAACGCTTgtgattttttaacagaatatCTATACCA GAAGAATCCAAATAAGGCGGACAGAAGCGAAACTTTGTGGGAAATTCCCTTCGTAGAGAAATGGAACAATGCACA cccACGTGAACCGCTACCATTATCACTACAATGGACAGAAGAAGAAGCTGCAATCAAAATTCAATCTTTCTTCAGGGGGTATTTG GTACGCATAGATCCCGAGGTTAGCGAGTTACGAGCATGGCAACGAAGCTGGAAAGATGAGAATCGGGGAATTCGTCACAAGGTGGAGCAGTTTTGGGAAACACAAGAAACCGGAG gtgaaaGATCGGGAAGCCAGGGCAGTAAACGAGCGAAAAGTCGCTGA
- the LOC100180258 gene encoding IQ domain-containing protein K-like isoform X2: protein MFRQLNSPKVFGDKKVKSLWEQICDEYAAKKADYDDNDIDDTSSIATDVTQYSASRHTPIVYGKMVHKPQIGTPQEYLESHIFPTLVPAMTAMLNQAKVEKCFERKRTRFNACDFLTEYLYQKNPNKADRSETLWEIPFVEKWNNAHPREPLPLSLQWTEEEAAIKIQSFFRGYLVRIDPEVSELRAWQRSWKDENRGIRHKVEQFWETQETGGERSGSQGSKRAKSR, encoded by the exons tgataaaaaagttaaatccTTATGGGAGCAAATATGCGACG AATACGCGGCAAAGAAGGCCGATTATGACGACAATGACATCGACGATACGTCATCAATAGCTACTGACGTCACACAGTACTCGGCAAGCCGTCACACCCCGATAGTTTACGGGAAAATGGTCCATAAGCCCCAGATAG GTACCCCGCAAGAATATTTAGAATCGCATATTTTTCCGACCCTGGTACCCGCTATGACAGCGATGCTTAATCAGGCTAAAGTTGAAAAGTGTTTCGAG AGGAAACGGACGCGGTTCAACGCTTgtgattttttaacagaatatCTATACCA GAAGAATCCAAATAAGGCGGACAGAAGCGAAACTTTGTGGGAAATTCCCTTCGTAGAGAAATGGAACAATGCACA cccACGTGAACCGCTACCATTATCACTACAATGGACAGAAGAAGAAGCTGCAATCAAAATTCAATCTTTCTTCAGGGGGTATTTG GTACGCATAGATCCCGAGGTTAGCGAGTTACGAGCATGGCAACGAAGCTGGAAAGATGAGAATCGGGGAATTCGTCACAAGGTGGAGCAGTTTTGGGAAACACAAGAAACCGGAG gtgaaaGATCGGGAAGCCAGGGCAGTAAACGAGCGAAAAGTCGCTGA